ATTATTGAGTATAAAACTTTAACTCCATTGACAGATTGTACTCCCTTTAAATTTTTTATTTCTCTTATATCATCATTAGATAATCCCTTGTTCATATAATTTAAAGGTATCATACTTATTTTATAATCAGTATTTACATTTGAAGTTTCTGCTTCTTTTTTGCCTTGAATATTTGCTAAATGTGCATAAAAACTTGAAACTACAAAAATAGCACTTCCTAAACTCATTGATAAAACTATCATTATAAAACTTTTTTTATTTCTAAATATATTCTTAAATGAAATAGCTTTTTGAAATGATATAAATTTAATTAAAAATGAAATTGATAAAAATTGTCTTCTTCCTATTTTTTTAGAAGATATATCTTTTCTTATAGCATCCATTGGTGAAATTTTTCTTACATTTTTAAATGTTAAAAATGAGATTATTAATACTATAATTAATAAAACTATAATTGAAAATGCTAATATGTCTAATGGAATAACAAGTTTTGTAATTTCTACAGTTCCCTCTGTAAATAATCCTCCAGCTATTGAACTAAAACATTTAGCACCTATTATCCCTACTCCTATACCTATAGGAATACTTATGCCTAATAATATTAATAATTCACATAAAACTAACTTGAAAATCTGTAACGAATCTGAACCTATTGCTCTTATTACACCATATTCTGAAGTTCTTTGAAGTATTGATATATTAAATACTCCATGTATAACAATACCTGACACTATAGCTACTATAATCCCTATAGCTATAACATTATAATTAATTTCACCACTTTCTCCTAACGACTCAAGTAACATACCATTTCTATCTACATTGTCTTTATTTATATTTGCTTGTTTAGATATTTTATTTATATTTTTATTTATATCTGACTTTTCATCAAATGATACATAAGCATCTATTTTAGGTGTATTATTATTCAATGCTAAAAATCCTTCCATAACACCTATTGATTTTTCTTTTGTTCTGTCTTTTAATATACCTACTAATTTAAATGTTTCTTTTTGTTTTTTAAAAAATAAATCTATGGTTACATTTTCTCCAACTTTAGGTTTTACTCCTAAGTTTTTTAAAACCCATTCTTCTAATGCAATTTCTTTTTCTTTTGTTGGTAATTTACCATCTATTATTTTAGAATTTCCCAATTTTATATATTCTTCATTTGCTTTTTTTAGATTTATTAAAATCTCATCATTATTACTATTGGAGTCATAGTATGATGTTAAACCTACTTGCTGTATATCTTTGTTTTCCTTTATAATTTTTAATTGCTCACTATTTAAGTCCTTATATTTTACATGATAATTCCCACATTCATACTTCATTTTTGCTACATTAGCTTCTTTTGCACTTTTGGATAGTGTTCCTACTCCAATTATTAAAGCTATACTAAGAATCATACTTAAACATATTGCAAAAGTTCTGCTCTTATATTTTTTTATGTATGATGTTATTATTTTAAAATTATTTTTCATACTCTACTCCCTTCAATAAAAATATTTTTATATTACAGGTTTAAATTAACATTTAATATTTTTCCTTTCAACAAATCATGTTTTAATGGTTGTTTTTTACGTTTAAATGGTAAAATTTATTTAAATATAATAATTCAATATTTTAATTATTTATTATTCACTGTATAGTGATATTTCAAATTTTATACTTTTAATAAAAAAAGAAATGATTTATTAATGAACTTAATCATCAACAAATCATTTCTTCTTTATTTTTAAAATCTTCATTTAAAGGTATCATTATTTTTAAAATAAATTTTTCTTCACTATGCTCTATAACTACTTCTCCTAAATATTTCTTTACTACATTTTTTACATTTTTCAATCCAATTCCATGTATGAATTTATCTTTTTTAGTAGTAATTAAATTATTATTTTTATGTTTTACTTGATTTGTTTTAGTGTTTTCAATTACTATAACACAAAAATTTTCTATATACTTACTTTCTATTCTTATTTTTTTATTTAAATCATCTGTTTGTATCTTTATACAAGCTTCTATCGCATTGTCTATTATATTTGAAAATATAATACATATATCTGTCATCTGCATATAATCATTTTTAGAAAAATCTACATCTACATCAAAACCTATTGATTTTTCTTCACACAATATCTTTTTATTGTTTAATATAGAGTCAACTATCATATTTCCTGTATTAAAATTTTGATTATAATTTGTATAGTTTTTCAATCCTACTTCTATATTACCTATATAGTTTTTAGCATTTTCAATTTCATTATTTTTACACATATCTTTCATACATATCATATGGTTTTTAATATCATGATATATCTCTTTTACCTTTTCTTGCTCTTTATTCATCTTTAAATAGTAATTATACTCTTTTAAAATATTATCTGTTAATATTTTATTTTCATGTTTTATATTTTGACTCTCTATAATAGTTTTTAATATAATATAAAAAGCTATATTAGATATAATTATCATAAAAGTAATAAGTACTAATTCACTATTTAAATTATCAGTAAATGCTTTGTACCTAAATAAAGTTAATAAAGTTAAAATATTTGTTATTATAGGAATGAACACAGATAATGTAAATAATTTTTTTAATTTAATACACTTTTTTATGTATATATATATTAAATAAATTATTATACTTATTATTATTTTAATTACTAGATGTTCAGTATAACTTATAACTATGTCTACAGTTTTTATTTCTTTATATATTCCTTCATAATTAATTATCTCAATTATATTTTCCATAAAGTTTTCTAAAAAATTATATATTATTCCCCAATAAAGTATATTATGAATAATTGACTTAAAAATACCTACTTCATAACTGATTTTATAAAATATAATACAAAAAATCATATACATAAAACCATTTCTAAAAAATACAAAAAAAGCAATTAATGATAATAAAAATAATGATATGTAATTCATTTTATTAGAGGTTCTTTTTTTCTCAGAGTAATCTACTAAAAATTTAAACAATACAAAATACACAAACATATTTGTAAAATTAAATATATACCAAAATGTAGAATTATCTTGATGTACAATTCTTTCTAACATAAACATTCCCCTAATTTGCTTGTTAATTTTAATTTTAATTTTTTCATTTTATATCTACTAACTAATATTTCATTTTCTCTTATTATTAAACTATTTTGTTTTATATTTTTTACTTTATTGATGTTGATTAGATATGACCTATGACATCTATAAAAATCACTATTATTTAAGTCTTTTTCTAATTTATTAAGAGTACTATTAACTTTATATATTTTATTATCTGTATGAATTAATACTACTCTAGAATCTGTTTCCATATATAATATAGAACTCGTTGATATTCTAATAATTTCACTTAAATCAATATCTTTAAAAGCTAAGTAATTAATATTTTTTTCTTTGACTTCTTCTATACATTCTAAAATATGTTTTGAAAACTCGTCATATTTTATTGGTTTTAATAAATACCTAAAAGCTTTTACTTCATATCCTTGCTGCATAAAATCTATAATTGCAGTTGTAAAGATTATATTTACATTTGTATCAAATTTTCTTATTTTTCTAGCTGTTTCGAGACCATTTATATTTTTCATTTGTACATCTAGCAATAAAATATCTATATGCTCTGGATAATCTTTTAATATCTCTTCCCCACTTGAAAATTCAATCAATCTATATTTATCTTTATCTAAAATCTTGCTTAAATAAGTTCTTAAAATTTTTCTGTGAACTTCTTCATCTTCACAAATACCAACAGATAAAATCATTTTTTCCTCCCCCTCTTGCTTAATACTAACCTCATAATTACTTCGGTTTCATTATATCAAACTTTTTATACTTAAACTATAATCTAAACTTTATCTTTTTCATTCAAAATTAATCATTTAACCTATAATATATTTTTAGCATTATTGATTTACTACTCTTTCATATCGTAAGTTCATAATATTTTACTATAAAAAAAAGCTACTAAATTAATAGTAGCTTATTTTTCTTCATTTAATTGTGGTGTTTCTTGATAATCAATATTTAATAATTCTAATATTTGCTTAGCTCTCTCTTTAGTAGAACCTTTAACTTCTACAAAGTTAACATTTTCCGCTTTTAAGAAACTTAGTATAGCATCATCTATCTGAATTGCTATATCTTCATCTTGCCATCTAACTCCATCTTGTACATATCCAAATTCTCTTGGAACATATACTACCATATCGTAATTTTGCATATCTTCTATTGCTAAGCAATATAAGTCTTTAAGTATTTGTATTTCTTTTTTAGATCTATCTCTGTTACCTAACATAAATCTTCCGTATATGTAAGGTACAAAAGTAGCATAATCTGTAAGGGCATAATCAAATGTAGATAATTCATCTTCTATTTTCTTTTGACCTAAGTAGATTCCATACTGCTCTGCTATAGTCTCTATCATACCTTTATCTTTTAAATATTCTGTTGAATACTCTAAAGCATAACCTACATCTAATCCTGCTATTTTCATCTCAACATATAAATGTTGTATTAATGTAGTTTTACCACATCTAGGACCACCTAAAACTGCTATTCTCTTAGTTGCCATATTTATATCAACTCCATATATTTTTTTCTAATTTAAAGAACCTTTATATTATACTAACATTTAGCAGTTTATTCAATAAAATTCGCTACAATTCTATTTATTTACATAAAAGCGTTCATATTTTTACACTTATATAAGACAATAATATGTTAGACTTCTATATTTAATTTTAAGTTTTTTCCTATTTCATATCCCTTATTATACATTTGTGTACAGAAATTTTTTTCAAATTTTAATGTATCCCCTTTTTCAAAAGCAGTTTCAGGTCTTATTATAATTATATTATCTGCATTGTACTCATTTTTTATTTCATCGGGTAAAACATAATCATGTGCTGTGGATATAACTATAATTTTATCCACAGTTTTTTCCACTAATGGTTCTATTAAAGTATTATTTAATAATCC
Above is a genomic segment from Romboutsia lituseburensis containing:
- a CDS encoding AAA family ATPase; the protein is MATKRIAVLGGPRCGKTTLIQHLYVEMKIAGLDVGYALEYSTEYLKDKGMIETIAEQYGIYLGQKKIEDELSTFDYALTDYATFVPYIYGRFMLGNRDRSKKEIQILKDLYCLAIEDMQNYDMVVYVPREFGYVQDGVRWQDEDIAIQIDDAILSFLKAENVNFVEVKGSTKERAKQILELLNIDYQETPQLNEEK
- a CDS encoding LytR/AlgR family response regulator transcription factor; protein product: MILSVGICEDEEVHRKILRTYLSKILDKDKYRLIEFSSGEEILKDYPEHIDILLLDVQMKNINGLETARKIRKFDTNVNIIFTTAIIDFMQQGYEVKAFRYLLKPIKYDEFSKHILECIEEVKEKNINYLAFKDIDLSEIIRISTSSILYMETDSRVVLIHTDNKIYKVNSTLNKLEKDLNNSDFYRCHRSYLININKVKNIKQNSLIIRENEILVSRYKMKKLKLKLTSKLGECLC
- a CDS encoding ABC transporter permease, whose product is MKNNFKIITSYIKKYKSRTFAICLSMILSIALIIGVGTLSKSAKEANVAKMKYECGNYHVKYKDLNSEQLKIIKENKDIQQVGLTSYYDSNSNNDEILINLKKANEEYIKLGNSKIIDGKLPTKEKEIALEEWVLKNLGVKPKVGENVTIDLFFKKQKETFKLVGILKDRTKEKSIGVMEGFLALNNNTPKIDAYVSFDEKSDINKNINKISKQANINKDNVDRNGMLLESLGESGEINYNVIAIGIIVAIVSGIVIHGVFNISILQRTSEYGVIRAIGSDSLQIFKLVLCELLILLGISIPIGIGVGIIGAKCFSSIAGGLFTEGTVEITKLVIPLDILAFSIIVLLIIVLIISFLTFKNVRKISPMDAIRKDISSKKIGRRQFLSISFLIKFISFQKAISFKNIFRNKKSFIMIVLSMSLGSAIFVVSSFYAHLANIQGKKEAETSNVNTDYKISMIPLNYMNKGLSNDDIREIKNLKGVQSVNGVKVLYSIMPLEKSQIAEPLYFEQANSFPYVEKVLNGLLTEDKESKKAMLKNSVYGYDDNLLKGLGKYLLDGEINIDKMKKENTVLITIPHPLGPNVVDLKVGDKIKVTYKENFYLGEDGLKMNLKDGKYVTKEFVVGGIVDELIDTSDYYTGHDSVDVIMPSSQFNSTIGFDNYQIVNVDKKQGADSKKLSDEIFKISNKVQGSTVRDLGQERGEIDLLQKNKLIFIYSIMVVLFVISLFNIMNNVSYSLISRTNEFGMIRAIGITNKEFKKMIKFEGVTYGVIASILSIIFGLLGQVILFKYINPLLISPKFTIQWQSYVLVIFINILIGFIATYLPSKKIKDLSIVETISALD
- a CDS encoding sensor histidine kinase, which encodes MLERIVHQDNSTFWYIFNFTNMFVYFVLFKFLVDYSEKKRTSNKMNYISLFLLSLIAFFVFFRNGFMYMIFCIIFYKISYEVGIFKSIIHNILYWGIIYNFLENFMENIIEIINYEGIYKEIKTVDIVISYTEHLVIKIIISIIIYLIYIYIKKCIKLKKLFTLSVFIPIITNILTLLTLFRYKAFTDNLNSELVLITFMIIISNIAFYIILKTIIESQNIKHENKILTDNILKEYNYYLKMNKEQEKVKEIYHDIKNHMICMKDMCKNNEIENAKNYIGNIEVGLKNYTNYNQNFNTGNMIVDSILNNKKILCEEKSIGFDVDVDFSKNDYMQMTDICIIFSNIIDNAIEACIKIQTDDLNKKIRIESKYIENFCVIVIENTKTNQVKHKNNNLITTKKDKFIHGIGLKNVKNVVKKYLGEVVIEHSEEKFILKIMIPLNEDFKNKEEMIC